taactttttttatatttattaatattttaggaatattgtttttaagatttatttgtttaattcaatttgatataaaattaattattgcttTATCTTCTGTAATTCATATAGGAATTATATCAATAggattattattagaaattaaattaggaATTTTAggaagattaataataataatttctcatgGACTTGTTTCTTcaggattattttatttagttaatataatttatatacaaactaatagacgtttaatttttattaataaaggtataatcaatttaataccttcaatatcaataatatgatttttaatatgtatttttaattctggagctccaatttctttaaatatagttagagaaatttttttactaataagattaatatattgatgtaaatatttatttatatttttaattatatattgtttatttagatttatttattcaatttatttatttagatttatccaatatggaaaaatttatgatttaattataaatattaataattgtttattattaaattatttaactttaattttacatttattacctttaaatttttttgtttttaatttatttttttatttaaatagtttaataaaaaatattgaattgtgatttcaatgatataattaatttattttaaattattataaaaatattaatttcaagaattatattatttattataagattattatttatttatataagaatatatatattattaataaataaaatatatatttttgaatgacTAATTTTTAggtttaattcaataaaattaaattttattttaataataaattttaaattattattattttcatttctagttatattaattagatcattaattttaatatatagaataagatatatagattttagagataatttttttattaatcggttttattatttaatattattatttttaatatcaataatttttttaattataagacctaatatattaacattattattagGATGAGATGGTTTAggtttaatttcttattgtttaattatttattatcaaaaaattttatcatttaattcaGGAATAATAACtgtaattttaaatcgattaGGGGATACTAgactattaataattatttcttttataataatatttggtagatgaaatttatttttttataatataaataaatttatattatttatatttttaataataatttttacaaaaagagctcaattaatatttataatttgattaCCTGCAGCAATAATAGCTCCTACACCTGTTTCTTCTTTAGTTCATTCATCAACTTTAGTTACGGccggaatttatttattaattaattatgaaataataattgaaattaaatataaaaaattaattttattagtttcAAGTTTAACTATATTAATTTCTGGTATTATAGCTAATTTTGAAatagattttaaaaaaattattgctttatcAACTTTAAGACAATTAGGATttataataagaatttattcTTTAGGAATAAcagatttaacatttttacatttatttattcatgctttttttaaatctataaTGTTCATATGTGCTGGAagatttattcattatataattggtattcaaaattttcgtttttattatggaatattttatttatatccaaTAAaaggattattattaatattttcattattaatattatgtggttttccatttttagttggattttattctaaagatttaattattgaatattatttcttaaataaaataagaatttttagaataattaatttaatattaggaACAATTTTTACGGTATCATATTCtttacgaattattttaactttaattaaaaaaaattatataattaatttaattaatttaaaagaagattttattataattttaagaataattattattttattaataatattagtattaagtaaattaatttataattttttttatatttataaaaatatcaatttaataattatttataaatattttgtttttaaaataatattcataggattaatatttacattaattttaaataatttaaatttttctaaaaaaataattatatttattaaaagattttttataataaaatttttttataaatatattattaataatttaataattaaattaatatattatgaattttattttgaaaaagaattttttgaaaaaatttcaggaaaaataataaattatataaattatattattgatgttaatttaaatttaaaaattacatttttattattaatttacatttattatataagtttaattttaacattatttgtatatttaaatagctTATAAAATTAGagcataatattgaaaatattaaggaaattatttttaatttttaaatatattatatttataattaaaaaatattaataattttatattgaaaatataatgttttatttaaactatataaataatatttatattacaaaatattattgtattaattggaatttttaaattcaataattttattaacaataaaatgcCTCTTTTTGGcttcaattaaattattttaaattttaaaagaaataatgatatatttaataccaaatataaagttagaagctttattttaattatttcattaaaatataagaagtaaaatatttacttttaatttcgacttaaaaatttgatttaaaataaatccttatataatattttataaataatttaaaatattcaatttaataaattacaagatcattctataaataatgaaaaaattaatataaaaaaaaaaaaaattattaaaataaataaatataaagaatttaaagttttaataaatgaaattaatggaataagtaaaataatttcaatatcaaaaattaaaaatgttaatgaaattaaataaaatggtaatgaaaatggaatatttatttttgtaattggaTCAAATCCACATTCATATGGaagatttttttcaaaatttaattttttaaatattgataaaaatttatttaaaataataattaataataaaataattataattaataaaaaaaaataatgattatttattaaatatattaatattttaattaaattttttaattggaaattaaatgtaatttttatactatatattttatattaatttattaaaatataataaaatatataaataaataatcaaattacatCAACAAAATGTCAAtatcaaatagaaaattcataattaatatgatgaattgatgaaaaatgattatttattattcgaattaatgaatataaaagtattaatgTACCAATCAATACATGTATACCATGAAATCcagttgataaaaaaaagattgatCCATAAATTCTAtcattaatacaaaaatatgaattataatattcaaaaacttgtataatattaaaataaaatcctaaaataatagttattaataatatataaactcttgatttaaatttattatttaatgtattataatgtCTTAATGTTACAGTAAATcctgatataattaaaataattgaatttaataaaggaatttcaaatggattaaaaaatttgattatttttggtggtcatattgaattaatttcaattgatggagaaattgaattatgaaaaaatgttcaaaaaaaagaaataaaaaaaaataattctgaaataataaatataattattctaaattttaatatttttattacatatattgaaTGTATACCTTGAAATGTTCTTTCTCGAACGATATCTCGAAATCATATAAATACAgatatgattaaaataattaaattataatttattataattaaattatttatataaattcaaataataattcttaataaaaaatttataagacTTATTGATGAAATAATAGGTCAAGGACTAAGAGTTACTAtatgaaatggaaaattttttttcattaattaattgattcataaaaatataaaattaataaaattgaaaaaacatAAGCTTGAATAAAAgctattgaaatttctaaaattaataatatattttcaattattattgtaaatgaagataataatataaaatttattaaaaaatttcttaataaaactaaaattaaatgaCCCGCAATTAAATTTGCTGAAAGTCGAATTGATAAAGTTCAAGGTCGAATaattaatctaattaattcaataattactataaaatttattaaaaattttggtgAATTTAATGGAACTAAATGTCTTAGAGTTTTTAtcggaaaattaattacagaataaataataaatcttattCATAAAGAAAGTGatatagataaattaaatattaaatgtcttgttaaagtaaaaatataaggaattaatctaatcaaatttaatattataatataaattataattcctaaaaatacagaaatatttataatatatttattagttataattattttaaattcattaaataaataatcaattaatagtttaaaaattattactaaacGTGAAGGAattaatcaatataaatttggaaataaaataataggagttaatataaaaattcaatttaattgaatttgattTCTTCTAATTGATGgatcaaaaatttcaaataaatttatcataatcatattcattttttataaataaaatattttgatttttttgttcttatatataaaataattaatgaattaattaaaacaattaatattaataaacaaaataaatttattgagaaaattattaatcaattaataggTATTATTTGTGGAATACATTagaagtaaatttaattttactataaatgatttaaaagatcaattcttttattaagatatctaatgaaaaattaaaaagtaacataaatatgttaatttaaGATTGACAATctaatgttattatattaactaactttttaaattttatttttaattcaatttaaaaaattattatatgaagTTCTTTCTATCATAATTGGTATAAATCTATGATTTATACCACAAATTTCTGAACATTGACCAAAATAAATTCCTGGAcgaattctaaataaatttaattgattaatacgTCCAGGAACTGCATCAACTTTAATTCCTAATGATGGAATTGTTCAAGAATGAATTACATctaatgaagaaataattattcgtactgaaattttaaatggaataattaatcgattgTCAGTTTCTAATAATCGAAAttgatcttttttttcataatttaatatataagaatcaaattcataattattaaattctggATATTCATAAGATCAATATCATTGATGACCAATagctttaattgaaaaataaggatttataatttcatcaatataatataaaatttttaaagaaggaaaacaaataattattaaaataattataggaATTAAAGttcaaacaatttcaatagtatgattttttaataaaactaaatttaaatatttattacaaataaaatctaaaataaaaaatattgttaaagtaataattataactattattattatagttaaattatgaaatgaaattaaattatctgaataaaatgaatttgaatcttgaaatataactatatttcatgtagaaatttttaataaaagaaaaattctttataattgaattttaaattcaatgcACTAATCTgccatattaaataattaataaatttacctattaaaaatatttttaattttattttttattaataaaggaACTTCAACTAATGAATGGTCATATGGtggataattatttaatcattCAAGAGATGAttgattgaatttaaataaaattaaacgtttagaaattattctttcaaaaataataaaaattaaaaaaaatattctatttatagaaattattgctccaattgaagaaattaaatttcaacaatAATATGAATCTGGATAATCAGAGTATCGTCGAGGTATTGCTATTAATCCTAAAAAATGTTGCGGAAAAAAAGTTAGATTTActccaataaatattataataaattgaatttttaatcatttttgatttaatattaagCCAGTAATTATTGGATATCAATGAATTAATCTTGTAATAATTGCAAAAACTGCACCTATAGATAATACATAATGAAAATGTCCAACTACATAATATGTatcatgtaaaataatatcaatagaagaatttgataatattactCCTGTTAATCCAccaattgtaaatattaaaataaaaccaatTGATCAAATAACAgtaatgttaaaatttatttttgatccATGATAAGTAGCTAATCATCTAAAAACTTTAATTCCTGTTGGTACTGCAATAATTATAGTTgctgaagtaaaataagctcgAGTATCAACATCTAATCCTACAGTAAATATATGATGAGCTCAAACAATAAAACCTAAAAACCCAATTCCTAATATTGcataaattattcttaaatttccaaaagtttctttttttcctctttcatttataataactTGAGAAATTAATCCAAATCCtggaagaattaaaatataaacttcTGGATGAccaaaaaatcaaaataaatgttGATAAAGAATTGGATCTCCCCCTCCTATAGGGTCAAAAAaagatgtattaaaatttcgatcaaaaagtaatatagtaattgcaCCTGCTAATACAggtaaagataaaattaataaaataactgtAATGCAAACTgatcatgaaaataaattaatttgatcataatttaaagaataattttttattattataatagtaacaataaaatttaaagaaccaataattgaagaaattcctgttatatgtaaagaaaaaattgcaatatcTACAGATGGagatgaatgaaataaatatgatgACAAAGGAGGATAAACAGTTCATCCTGTTCCAACATTAggtgtaaataaatttcttaataataatattattaatgaaggAGGAAGTAATCAAaatctaatattatttattcgagGGAATGCTATATCAGGAGAACCTAATATTaaaggaattaaataatttccaaatcctccaattaaaaatggtataactataaaaaaaattattaaaaatgcatGACTAGTAACTAAAGCATTATAAACTTGATcattattaattcatatacCAGGATGTCttaattctattcgaattaataaaCTTATTGACGAACCAATTATTCCTGATCATatagcaaaaataaaatatattattccaatatttttatgatttgtagatattaatcatttaattattaagatttataaaaatttttatattgttaattttgaaaattaatagtttCAATAACTTAAaatcttaaatttaaaattttaatataatagtattatgtctgaaaaagaaataaattgtaaatttattaataaagattaaaattcttttaatactaaaatatttttttaattaaaatttttatttaatttttaatatagtttaaataaaaattttaaattgcaaatttaaagattaaaaattttatattaaattatattaaatacaataaatataaataaatatataaaaataattattaacaataaatattttatattaataatttctttatttataaataaattatttttattatatttaaattttaaaatcaataatttaaataaaataaagtaatttcataatattaaaattcttgaaagtaataataaaaaaataattctatttctaaaaaaaaaatttattaaataaataaattctcatttaaataaaaaagtcacaaataatggaaatgatgaatacataaataatataagaattaaaaa
The Bombus fervidus isolate BK054 unplaced genomic scaffold, iyBomFerv1 scaffold0167, whole genome shotgun sequence DNA segment above includes these coding regions:
- the LOC139997750 gene encoding LOW QUALITY PROTEIN: cytochrome c oxidase subunit 3-like (The sequence of the model RefSeq protein was modified relative to this genomic sequence to represent the inferred CDS: substituted 8 bases at 8 genomic stop codons), which translates into the protein MKKNFPFHIVTLSPXPIISSISLINFLLRIIIXIYINNLIIINYNLIILIISVFIXFRDIVRERTFQGIHSIYVIKILKFRIIIFIISELFFFISFFXTFFHNSISPSIEINSIXPPKIIKFFNPFEIPLLNSIILIISGFTVTLRHYNTLNNKFKSRVYILLITIILGFYFNIIQVFEYYNSYFCINDRIYGSIFFLSTGFHGIHVLIGTLILLYSLIRIINNHFSSIHHINYEFSIXYXHFVDVIXLFIYIFYYILIN